In the genome of Vicia villosa cultivar HV-30 ecotype Madison, WI linkage group LG7, Vvil1.0, whole genome shotgun sequence, one region contains:
- the LOC131620199 gene encoding uncharacterized protein LOC131620199 encodes MLPKIKEANSIGHFRPIVMENFKYKLVSKILADRLFAILPSIISPEQKGFIVGRNIRDGICLTSKAINLLGNKSFSGNVGYFMCSNGVRQGDPLSPLLFCLVEDVLSRGITNLDYAKFSGKICNLTKSIIYARGMSLDRHCRLADIIGFTKASPPFIYLGVPIFIGKPKANHFNFLADNIKLKLATWKANLLSMVGRVMLVKTMIHSMMVHCITIYNWPASIIKSIDKWMRNFFWSGNLEKKKLVTVAWKKCCLKKTGEGLGIISLKHYNSATNIHL; translated from the exons ATGCTTCCTAAAATCAAAGAGGCTAATAGTATTGGCCACTTTAGACCAATTGTTATGGAAAATTTTAAATACAAGCTCGTTTCAAAAATCTTAGCTGATAGGTTATTTGCCATTCTTCCCTCTATTATATCGCCTGAGCAAAAAGGTTTCATTGTTGGCAGGAATATTAGAGATGGTATATGTCTTACCTCTAAGGCTATAAATCTTCTAGGCAATAAAAGTTTCAGTGGAAAT GTAGGATATTTCATGTGCTCCAATGGTGTTAGGCAGGGAGATCCTCTATCTCCCCTCCTTTTCTGTCTGGTTGAGGATGTGTTAAGTAGGGGTATAACTAATCTG GATTATGCTAAGTTCTCTGGGAAGATTTGTAACTTAACAAAGTCTATTATCTATGCAAGGGGCATGTCTTTAGATAGACATTGCAGACTGGCAGATATAATTGGCTTTACCAAAGCTTCCCCTCCTTTTATTTATCTAGGAGTGCCCATTTTCATTGGTAAACCAAAGGCTAATCATTTTAATTTTCTTGCAGATAACATCAAGCTTAAATTGGCTACTTGGAAAGCAAATTTGTTGTCTATGGTTGGGAGAGTTATGTTAGTCAAGACTATGATTCATAGTATGATGGTGCACTGCATCACCATCTACAACTGGCCTGCAAGTATCATCAAAAGCATTGACAAATGGATGAGGAACTTCTTTTGGAGTGGCAACCTGGAAAAGAAGAAGCTAGTTACAGTTGCTTGGAAAAAATGCTGCTTGAAGAAAACTGGAGAAGGGCTTGGCATCATCTCTTTAAAGCATTACAACTCAGCTACAAACATCCACTTATGA